TTGCCTGTCTTACAAGTTCAACAGACCCCTGCGTAGAAACATGGGCTATGTGCAGATAGCCTCTGGTAAGCTCGGCAAGCATTATGTCGCGACTTACCATTACTTCCTCAGCTTGTCTTGGAATTCCCCTCAAGCCTAGTATCATCGAATTTCTTCCCTCGTTCATGACGCCGTTCCTGCTCAACTCTTTATCTTCGCTGTGAGAAATCACCGGAAGCTTAAACATTTTTGTATATTCTAAAGTGCGGCGCATTATCTGCGAGTTAGACACAGGAAGACCGTCGTCGCTTATTGCCACGATTCCTGCTTTTTTCAAAACTCCGATTTCTGAAAGCTCTTCTCCGTTTGATCCTTTAGTAGCGCAGCCTATCGGAAAAACATTTATCGCTCCTTCCTTCTGGGCTTTCAGCAAAATGAATTCAACCGTAGGAGCATTATCTATCACGGGTTTTGTGTTCGGCATACAAAAAACTGTCGTTATGCCTCCTTTTGCCGCCGCACGCGTACCTGTTTTAATGGTCTCTTTTCCTTCATGACCGGGTTCTCTCAAATGAGCATGGACGTCTATAAGGCCGGGAACAGCAATTTTGCCTCTTCCATCAACAATTCTGTTTGCTGCATCAGTAAGATTTGAAACTATTTTGCCGTTTTCAATAAACAAATCTTCAACCGAATCTTTATTTTGGGATGGATCGACTATTCTTATATTTTTAATTTGAAGACGCATTTTTTTTCACCTTTGTTGGTTTTAAAAGATATAAAACTGCCATTCTCACGGCGATCCCATTTGTAACCTGTTCATTAATCACGGCATTTTGGCTGTCAGCCACATCGGATGAAATTTCTATTCCTCTGTTCATGGGGCCCGGGTGCATTACCATAACCCCGGACTTGGCTTTTGCAAGCCTTTCTTTCGTAAGCTGGTAAAGTTCAACGTATTCGTGCACCGAAGGAAACAAATTTTCCTGCTGGCGTTCAAGCTGTATTCTTAAAATATTTACTACATCTGCTTCTTTTATCGCTTCATCCAAATTATAATGAACTTTAACTCCAAGTCCTTCTATCTGTGGCGGTATCAGCGTCGGAGGTCCTGCAACGGCCACTTCGGCGCCCATTTTTGTCAAGGCCCAAATATTCGATTTTGCCACTCTTGAATGCAAAATGTCGCCCACCAAAAGAATTTTTAAACCTTCTATTCTTTTTTTCTTTTCATACATCGTATATAAATCCAGCAAGCCCTGCGTCGGGTGTTCGTGAAAACCATCTCCCGCGTTAATTATCGATGCACTGAGATTACGAGCCAAAATATCAGGCGTTCCAGCCATTGAATGCCTTATTATTATATAGTCGGCTTTCATAGCTTCCAGAGTTTTGCCAGTATCTATAAGGCTTTCGCCTTTTACGACGCTTGAAGCGCTGACAGAAATGTTTACGACATCGGCGGATAATCTCTTTGCCGCTATTTCAAATGATGTTCTTGTTCTTGTTGAAGGTTCATAAAAAAGAGTTACTACTGTTTTGCCGATTAAAGTGGGCGCTTTTTTTACCGATCTTGTGAAAAGACTTTTAAAAGGTTTTACCGAATCCAATACCGTCTGAAAATCTTTTTTGTCCAAATGTTCCAAACCAAGCAAATCTTTGCGGTTAAGAGACATAATCAGTCCTTTTTCTATTATTTTATAGTTATTACTCTATCTTCTTTGTCTGTTTCGCAGCATTCGACTTTAATATTTTCTTTGCTGAGACAACGAACTCCCACATAATTCGCTTCTATCGGAAGTTCTCTGTATCCTCTGTCAACTAAAACGGCAAGCTGAATGGATTTTGGCCTTCCGAAATCCATAAGCACATCAAGCGCCGCTCTTACAGTCCTTCCCGTGTACAGAACATCATCAACTAATACGATGTTTTTTTTACTTATGTCAAAAGGAATAACTGTGTCTTTTATGATAGGCATGTCAGAGCCGAAATCGTCAATATCGTCTCTGTAAAGCGTGATATCAAGCGTGCCGAAAGGAATTTTTAATTCTTCAGATAAAGAAAGTTTTGTTATTTCTGAAATAATTCTTTTTGCTATGATAACGCCTTTGTTATGAATTCCCACTATCGCCAAATCTTTTGAATTTTTATTTTTCTCAATAACTTCTTTTGAAATTTTTTCTATGGCTTTTTGAAATGTTCCAGCATTTAATATAATTTCCGACATTTTATTTTTTAATACCTTCCATATATTTTTCTATTCCATCTTTCCGAAGCTTTAAATCCTCTCTTATAACGGCTTCGGACTGCTTTCTTTTATATTCTATAAGTTTTTCTTTCAGTCCGTCATCAGACACGGCAATAATCTGAGACGCAAGAATCGCAGCATTTATAGCTCCTGCTTTTCCCACTGCCATGCAGGCCACGGGAACGCCTTTAGGCATCTGAGCTATGGCAAACAAAGCGTCCATGCTTGCAAGATTTTTGTTTTCCATAGGCACACCTATTACGGGAAGAACAGTTTCTGCAGCGACAACGCCTGGCAATGCAGCTGCCATACCGGCTGCCGTTATGAAAACTTTTACTCCAGAGCTTTCAGCGCCTCTAACACATTGTTTTAAATGTTCTGTGGTTCTGTGTGCTGACGCAATATTTAGACTGTACGACAAGCCGAACTCTTTAAGTGTTTTTACCATTTCTGTTATTACCGGAATGTCCGAACTAGAACCCACAATTATTGCAACGTCAATTCTATTTTCCATTTAAAGCTCTCCGAGCTATGTCTTTTCTGTAATGCATATTTTCAAAAGATATAAGTTTCACCTGCGAATAAACTTTGTCTATCGCTCTTTTTATATCACCCGCTGCTGACATAACTCCCAGAACTCTTCCTCCGCAGGTAATGGTCTTCCCATTTTCAATTTTTGTGCCAGCGTGAAAAATTATAGTATCTTTGTCTTTAACATCTTGAAGCCCTTTTATTTCAAAGCCGCTTTCAAATTTCCGCGGGTATCCACCGGAAGCAAGAACGACACACACTGTGGTTTCTCTTTTCCATTTAATTTCTATTTTTGAAAGCTCTTTATTTAAAATAGCCATACATATATCTGACAAATCGCTGTCAAGCAAAGGCAGTATCACCTGTGTTTCTGGATCGCCAAAACGGCAGTTAAACTCCAAAACATACGGTTCACCATCGTTTATTATCACTCCTACATATAAAATTCCTTTGTATTGCAAACCTTCTTTTTTTATTCCTTTGATAACTTTTTTTATTATGCTCTCTTCAATTTTTTTATTTAATTCAGCTGCTGCCAAAGGAGCCGGAGCGTAAGCACCCATTCCACCGGTATTTGGTCCTTCGTCATCGTCGTTTATTCTTTTATGATCCTGTGAAGCAGGCATCATCGAATAAGAAATGCCATCGGTAAAAATCAAATATGAAAGTTCCTGACCGCTTATATATTCCTCAATAATAATATTCGTTCCTGCATCGCCTAAGATTTTGTCGTTCATCATCTGCTTTACGGCATTTTCTGCTTCTTTGCGTCCGTTACAGATATAAACGCCTTTACCCGCAGCAAGACCGTCGGCTTTTATAACTATCTTTTTATCTTTATCGTGCAAGGAAAGAAAATCTATAGCAGCGGCGGTATTTGTAAATTTGTTAAATCGAGCCGTAGGAATATCGTATTTATTCATAAATTCTTTGGAAAAGATTTTGCTTGACTCAAGCATTGATGCCTGTTTGGAAGGACCTACTATTTTCAATCCCCTTTCTTCAAAATAATCCACGATTCCAAGCGACAAAGGAATTTCTGGTCCTACGAATGTAAAATCAATATCGTTGTTCCGAGCAAAATTCGCAAGATTTTCAAAATCATTTACATTTATATTGACGATTTCCGCAATTTCAGAGATTCCGCCGTTTCCGCAGGCACAGTATAGTTTTTCGACTTTTTCGCTTTTTACAAATGACTGGCAGAGAGCATGCTCTCTGCCGCCAGAACCTATAACTAAAACTTTCATCTATAACTCCTGAAGATAAGAAGCTTGGATGGCTTAGAAACTTCGTAACAGTTCTGTCTTTGCCGCAGCTAGACGACTTCCAAACTTATAAACATCGTATCTTCTAAAATATGTACTTATCAAAAAATTTAACTATGAGCATAAACATCAAAAAAGCCATTATCATTGTCATTATCATAGCTTTCCAATTTTGATTTATCATGGCAGAAATTTTGTTGCTGCCGCTTTTTCTATCACGTATTTCAAAAGCATACTTGTTGCGAATCTCTTTACTGAGATCCGCATACTCAGTAAAATCTTCGCAAGAATCATTTTCTGTCATCCATTTTCTTTTGGCCATACAAAAAATTCTTCCGTTTCCGTTGTCATCCAAACTGTTATCGCCTTGAAATAAACAATTTATGCAATAACCCATGATTCCGCCTTTTATATTATTTAACAAAATTTACAGCATTTTGAAATATTACTTTTCCCCAGCCGAACTCCCCATCAGAACCTTCTCTTGCGGGATGTTGTAAGGCGTAAACATATCTTTCGGGGTGAGGCATAAGCCCAAAGATATTTCCCTTTTTATTGCATATACCTGCAATCTTCTGTGCCGAACCGTTCGGGTCTAAAGGATAGTCTGGCTCATTTCCATTTTTTGTACAATATTTAAAAACTATTTGATTGTTTTTATAAAGTGCATCTAGCAGCTTTTTATCCGAAACAACAAACTTGCCTTCTCCATGAGCTACTGGCAGATTGATAATATCAATAATATTTTTTGTCCACAGACAGATTGATTCGCCTTTATTATTTTTCTGCGGCTTTAAATAAACCCAACGGCATTCAAATTTATCTGAATCATTATATGAAAGCGTTGAAATCTGTTCAAATATTTCGGGATAGGGAAGCAGCCCCATTTTTACTAAAACCTGAAAACCATTGCAAATGCCTATTATGGGTTTTCCGCTTAACGCGAATTTTTTAATTTTGTCACCTAGTCCACTTTTTACTTCGTTTGCAAGTATTTTTCCGGAAGCTATATCGTCTCCGTAAGAAAATCCTCCTGGAAAAGCTAAAATATCGTATTCAAAAATTTTATCTTTTTTTTCAATCAAAGTGTTTACGTGAATCCTTTCTGCTAAAGCACCGCAAAGCTCAAAGGCCGACTGTGTCTCATAATCGCAGTTCGTCCCCGCCGTTCTTAAAATTAATGCTTTAACTTTTTTCATATTTTGTTTTCCTTGTACTATGATCTAACTTACACAAAATCACGTATCCATCCGCCAAACAAAAAATGCCGCATCTTAGCACACTACTTATCAAAGTTTTAATGCCAGTTTATAGTATTTCTCCAACAGTTTAATAATCTTTCGCTTCTTTCTTTTATTTTTATTTTTTCTTTTGCACTCTCAAAAATTACTTTGCCGTCTTGTCCTACAAAACCGACTTTAGAAACGGCACAGTCTTTAAATAACATCTTTATTCTTTCAATGTTTTCATTTTTTACTTCTATAATAAATCTGCCGTTGCTTTCTGAAAACATGATTTCAGTATGAGTCATTTTGCCGATTGTCAAAATTTTATCTATATCAATATATGCACCTTTTTGCCCGGCAAAAGCCATTTCGCATATCGCCGCGGCAAGACCGCCTTCACTTGTATCGTGACAGGCTTCAATTAAGCCTTTGTTTATAGCCATATGAATTTTTTCCATTATAATTTTCGATTCTTTAGGATAGACGGACGGGATTACACCGTATCTTATTTTATTGATTTTTGAAAATACCGAACCACCTAGTTCATTTCTTGTATAGCCCAAAATAAAAATAGAGTTTGCACCCTCTTTAAAAGGCATTGTTACGGTATTTTCAACATTTTCGATAACGCCTATTGCCGAAATTAAAAGCGCGGGCGGTATAGAATATTTTTTGCCGCCGATAGAGTACTCGTTGTGCAGGCTGTCTTTTCCCGATATAAATGGAACGCCGAATGCCTTTGACATATCGTAACAGGCATTTGCAGCTCTTACAAGACTTCCTAAAATTTCAGGCTTGTTAGGGTTTCCCCAGCAAAAATTGTCTAATACTGAAATTTTATTAATGTCTGCACCGACGGCTACGGCGTTTCTCAAAGCTTCTTCGACAGCGGAAGCTGCCATTTTATACGTATTTATTTTTCCGTACCAAGGATTTAATCCGTTGGAAAGCACAACTCCTTTTTTTGTCCCTTTGACAACAGTATAAGGCCAAATAACAGCTGCGTCGCCGGGACCTGAAACTTCAATACTGTTTCCCTGTAAAGGTTTTATTACGGTTTGCCCCTGAACTTCGTGATCATATTGTCTTATAATCCATTCTTTAGAACAGACGTTTAAATCCGCTAAAACCGCTTTTAAGGATTTTAAAAGTTTTGCTGAATTAAATTTTACAGGTTTTTGCTTGTTTTCCTGTTTTACTTCATATACCGCAGGTCTTATAGGTTTTGGCACGCCGTTATGCAAAAAGTCCATACTCATATCGGCTACTACTTTACCGTTATACGTGAGAGTAAGTCTTTTGTCACCGATAAATTCGCCGATAAAAGTCGCCTCTACGTTTTCTTTTTCAAAGATTTCTTTTATTTTCTTTTTGTTTTTCTGTGGCACGGCAAAAACCATTCTTTCTTGTGCCTCGGAAATCCAAATTTCCCAAGGGCTTAAGCCCTCGTATTTTAAAGGAACTCTTTCTAGTGCAATTTTTACTCCAGTTTTTTCTCCAAGCTCGCCAACAGCGCTTGAAAGTCCGCCTGCACCGCAGTCGGTAACAGCTCTGTATAAACCCAAATCACGAGCTTTAAGCATTGTGTCTAAAACTTTCTTTTCAATTATGGGATTTCCTATTTGAACCGCGCTGACATCAGATTCTTTATCAAGCTGAACCGAAGAAAAAGTAGCACCGTGAATGCCGTCACGGCCCGTGCGTCCGCCTACAACTAAAACCAAATCCCCAGATTTTACTTTTTTATTAATCATCGTTTTAGGAATTATGCCGGCGGTTCCGCAATAAACTAAAGGATTTGCTATATATCCGTCGTCAAAATAAACCGAGCCGTTGACGGTAGGTATGCCCATGCGATTTCCGTAATCTCTGACTCCTGAAACTACGCCCTTTGCTATTCTTTTAGGATGGTGCATTCCTTCGGGGACGCAGGAAGGTTTTGTATCTGGATTTCCAAAACAAAATACATCGGTATTTGCCACAGGCTTTGCGCCAAGCCCGGCGCCTAAAATGTCTCTGATAACTCCACCTATGCCAGTGGCTGAACCTCCATAAGGCTCTAATGCCGACGGATGATTATGCGTTTCAACTTTAAACGCCGCTCCATTTTTATCGTCAAACTCTATAATGCCCGCATTATCTTTAAACACGGACAAACACCATTTTTTATTAAGTTCTGCGGTAGCTTTAAAAATTGTCTCTTTGAGAAAGTTATTATAAATCTTTTTGCTCTTTTTACCGCCTTGAATTTGAGTATATTCAATAATGCCCGTAAGCGTTTTATGCTTACAATGCTCACTCCATGTCTGTGCAATGGTTTCAATTTCTACATCAGTTGGATTTCTTTTTAGTTTTTTGAAATAATTTTGAATGGTTTTCATCTCTTCAAGAGAAAGAGAAAGAACATTCCTATCGCTAAGATTCATAAGCTGTTTATCAGATAGATTTAAAATTTCAATAATATCGCAGTTCATTTTATTTTATATTCCTGAATTAGCGTATTGGCAAGTAACTTCATAGCTATATTGTCCAGAACAGATTTAGAAACCTTTCCGTAAATATAATATTTATGTCCAGTTTTAACGACAATGTCTTTATTTATTCCCAAATCTTTTACAGCTTTTATAACGCTTTCAGCAACAGTATCGGTTACGCCTTTTTTAAACCATACTTCAATAATTGCCATTTCTGCATTATGCAAAATTCCGTCTTTTACCACATTATGACTTTCTGTTATTTTATCACTTAAAAGTTCTGAAGCTATAATTCTTGCCTGCGTTGCGTCAATTTGTCCATCAATTTTATATAGTGGAGAATATTCCACTTTGTTTACGCATTTAAATCCAAGCTGTAAAATTTCGCGGCAAATATGTTCTCCGCGAACATTTTTAAAACCATCTTTTGGAAAAATTTCTATTTCATACATTTAAAATTTCCTGCCCGTAAGTTTTTCATAAGCATCCATATATTTTTCCATAGTTTTTTCAACCACTTCGGACGGAAGTTCGGGAGGTGAGGAAGCCTTGTCCCATTTTATGCGTTCGAGATAATCTCTTACGTATTGTTTATCCAAACTATCCTGTGATTTTCCCATCTGGTATTTGTCAACTTCCCAAAAGCGCGAAGAGTCTGGAGTAAAAATCTCATCTATCAAAATTAATTTATCGTCATAAAATCCAAATTCAAGTTTAGTGTCGGCAAGAATTATACCTTTTGATATAGAATAATCGCTTACCTTTTTATAAAGTTCAATAGAAAATTTTCTGAGATTGTCTGCCGTATCTTTGCCTACTCTTTTGACTGTTTCTTCAAAAGATATGTTTTCGTCATGTCTGCCGCCTTCTTCTTTACTTGAAGGAGTGAAAATGGGTTCCGAAAGTTTTGACGATTCCTGCAAACCGTCTTGAAGGTTTATTCCGCATACAGTCTTTGATTTTTGATATTCTTTCCAGCCTGATCCCGCAAGGTATCCCCTGACTATACATTCAATATCTATCCTGTTTACTTTTTTGACTATCATCGCCCTGTCGCGAAGATATCCATAGTGTTTAAGTACAGCAGGAAAATTATCAAAATCACCTGTTATTATGTGATTTGGAAGTATTCCCTGAACAAAATTAAACCAAAACATTGAAAGTTTGTGCAAAACTTTTCCTTTGTTTGGGATTAACGTAGGAATGATGTAGTCAAAAGCAGATATTCTGTCCGAAGCGACAATTAAATAATTTTGTCCCAAATCATAAACATCTCTGACTTTTCCCTTATGGACTAATGGAAGATTTACGGGTTCTTTGCCGCTTATCATTGATTGTTCCTTTAAATATAATTTTTAAAATTATATAACTTTCAGATTGATTTTTCAACAAAAACTTCAATTTTTATATTATTCAGATATTTTACCACTGTCAAAAATTTTTAGTTAAAACTTTAAAGCTATTAAAGTGCATCCAAAAAACTACTTAAATCTTCTCGGGTGTCTGACATCCTTGCCATGCACCATAAAAATAACATCTTCACATATATTTGTTGAATGGTCGCCTATTCTTTCAAGGCTGCGCGCAACTTGAATTAAATCAATGGCTCTTTGTATGGTATCTGGATCAGAGGATTTTGTCATATATTTTTTTAAATCCGTAAAAATTCTATCTTTTAAATCGTCAACTTCATCATCTTTTTCCAAAACTGCTTTGGCAAGTTTAACATCGCTGGTATTAAAAGCTCTAATACTATCTTCAACCATCTGTTTGACGATATCTGCCATTTTTGGAATATCTATCAAAGGCTTTAAATCAGGATATTTAATTAAATCCAGTGATATTTCACTTATGTTTACAGCTTCGTCACCCATCCTTTCTAAATCACTGTTTATTCTCATGGCTGAAGTTATAAATCTTAAATCAGTACCGACAGGTTGATTTAAAGCTATAAGCTTTAAACATTTATCATCAATTACAATTTCTTGTATATTTACTTCTTTTTCAAGCCCAAAAATCCTATCTGAAAGTTTTGGATCTCTTAAAACAAGCTGGTCTATGGTAGCTTTAATCATCTGCTTGACTAATTCAGCCATATCAACAAGACGTGTCTGTAAATCGTTCATTTCCATATCAAAATGCCGCATAACTCCTCCTTATCCAAATCTCCCGCTGACATAATCATCAGTCTGCTTGTGGGAAGGATTGGTAAATATTTTTTCCGTTTTATCAAATTCTATCAGTTCGCCCAAAAGCATAAACGCTGTGTCTTCGGAAACTCTCGCCGCCTGCTGCATATTGTGAGTTACTATTACTATCGTATATTTCTCTTTAAGAACAAGCATCAGTTCTTCTATACGCTGTGTCGAGACAGGGTCTAAGGAAGAACAAGGTTCATCAAGCAAAATTATATGCGGCTTAACCGCGATAACGCGCGCTATGCACAGTCGCTGCTGCTGTTCAAGGCTTAAGTCCAAAGCGGAACGTTTTAACTTGTCTTTTATATCGTTCCATAATAAAACGTCTTCTAAACTTTTTTGAACGGTCTCATCTATTACGCTTTTTTTTGAAGCGATGCGATTGACTTTTAACCCAAATGCGACGTTTTCATATACGGAAATTGGAAACGGATTAGGACGCTGAAAAACCATGCCGACATTTCTTCTTAACGCGTCTATATCCGTTCCTCCATTATATATATTTTTTCCGCCTATTATTATTTTTCCTTGCGTGCGTACGCCTTCTATAGTGTCGTTAATTCTATTGATAGAACGCAAAAGCGTGGACTTGCCGCAGCCCGAAGGTCCTATCATAGCTGTAATTCTTTTTTCAGTAATTAAAATGTTAATATTTTTTAAAGCCTGAAAATCAGTATAATAGAGATTAAAATTTTTTATGTCTATTTTTGACAATTTTTTACTCCCGTATGCAAGTCACCTGAGTTTGATTGTTGCCCTCAAACAACGACATTCTTATCATTTTGCGTCAAAGACTTAAATATTTTTCTTTTATCTTTTTATAAAAATCCACATCAAAGTTTTGTTTTGATAATTCACATTGCATCCCAAACAGCAATTCTCTTTTTATTATATTCTTGTGACAAGGGCTTCCACAATGCGTTTCACAAATAATAAAATCCCATTCTTTTTCGTTTGTCATATCGCTTGTTCCTAATCATTTATTTTTCTTCATTATAAATAAATATTTAAATCCTCTAAGATAAAAGTTAAATCTGCGCGCGCGATTATGCCATAAACTTGTATTTGACGTCTGATTATGTCTTGTCAGACAGACAATATCCATTGGATCAAAATATTTTTCTAATCTCTGCCATAATATAAAACCTGTAGGAGTAAACTTTTTCTTTATCCACTGGTCGGCTATTACCCAGCCCATTACTTTATTTGGTTTTAAAATTCTTGCTATCTCAGCAATAACTTTTTCTAATTCATCATAGAAATTTACAGATTCGCAAGAAATCTTGCCTATACATCTTTTATCGTTTGAATATGCAATATTATTAGAGTATGGAGAATCTATAAATACAAAATCCACAGAATTATCTTTTAATGGAATCTTACGAGAATCATTTTTAATCACATCATTTCTTACAATATTCAAATCAAAACCAATAACTCTTCTTTTTAATTCTTTTGCAACGTCTATTGTCGTTCCACTGCCGCACATAGGGTCAACAACTAAATCTCTTTCTTTTGTATATCTTTGCAATAAATTCCAAATTACAAAAGCTGGAGTTACTCCATTATATTTATTATTCCCGTGCGCTATCCTGCCGTAATTTTGTCTTGGAAAATCCCAAAGTGTTGTAGATTCTATAATTAAATCTTTTTTATCTTTCATTTATTGTCTTTTTTAAATCTTCTATAAACTTGTCAAATGTTTTCACTTTATCCGTTTCTTCAATTGGGTGTTCGCTTAAGACATAACCGCCGTCCGTATCTATTTCAACAATAGCTTTTCCTTTCTTTTTTCCATCATTATACCTCAGAGTTTGATCTTCATCTAATGTAATAAAATATACTTTGACGTTTTTTGTTAGATTATCTTCAGATAATTTAAGTTTCCAATATCCAGTTTGAGCTATTCTTTCTCTTAACGTTACCTTAATTGACAATACGGCGATGACTTTGCTGTTGTTAGGGTTATATATGACAATATCAACGTCTGGCAAATGTAATCCGAATTTACCATAATCAATAGATAAATTTCTTTTTACTTTTGCAAGTTCATCTGACATTTTAGAAGCAAATTTTCTTTCCAAAGTATTGCCATTTATAGTTTTTAGACCTATGCTCTCAATCTCTGAAATAATGATATACTCTATTAACTTCTCAAGATTTTTACCTTTAAACGCTCTCCAAGATTGCTCATGGTCATCGCCAAAAAAATCTTTTAAATGTTGTTCTTTTGCTTTTGATAAAATTTTTGAAATATACCGATATGCTTTATTGCCATATTCTTTTTTTGTATCTTCATAAAGGCTAACTAAATCTTTAAATTCCATTATTATTTCTCCATAATTAAAATATATTCTGTTGGATAAATCATTTTTTTATTTACAGTATTCAAACTTGCAAATTTTCCTGTATTTTCATCTCTGATTGAAGGTAGATTTTTTGAAGGTATTTCTCGTTTAATAATATCAATTATTTTAAATCCAAGATTTAATAATTGTTCTGTAAAAACTTCAGCGTTTAAGACCTCAACTCTTTTCAAACTTGTATTTCCTATCACAATACAAGTTTTTCCGCCTTTCTTTAACATTCTTTTCATTTCAACAAAAACTTGATTCATATCGCTAAAATATTTTGAGACCTCTTTAGCCGTTTTCTTATCTTGCTGCACTAAATTTTCAACTGTCTGTTCGGCAAGAATACTATTGAGATTTATTTTGTTCTCATCACAATATGAAGTGCCTATAAAGATTTTACGAAAATCGCTTAAATCTTTCGCATATCCAAACCACAATGTGCTTAACTGATGCAAATCTGCATATTCATAAGAAGTTACATACGGAGGAGAAGTGACAATTAAATCAACAGAGTTATTTTTCACAGGAATTTTTCTTGCATCGTTACAGCTAACCTGAGAACTTAAATTAGAAAAAGATTTTTTTTGTAATAAAGTATAAAGATTCTGATTGCCGCGCGTCATCATCTTTACTTGTTTATAAAAAGTCGGTATGGGGTTTGACGGTATTTTTGTAAAATCTCTTGTAGGTTTATTACTTTTTTGCATCCATATAGAACAGTTTTTTAAAATATTAGAAAAAGCGCAATAAAAAAAATCCTTTATATCCTTTTCTCTAATTTCAGATATTTTAGACAATATAAACGCAAGCTCTTTTTTCTCTTCATATCTAAACCAGTAATCTATCCTATCATGCGCTGGTAATTTTATATATATTTTTTCATTATATAAAGCAAGTTTATCTTTTAAAATGTTAAATTCTATTTCAAGTTTTTTAGGTTCAATAACGGTCATTTTAGACTTAGCAATTAAAGTGGCAACTGGATTTATATCCACTCCTAAAGAATTTCTACCCATCACTTTTGCTTCAAGCACAGTTGTCCCGCATCCGCCAAAAGGATCAACTACAAAATCGCCTTCTTTTGTATATTGTGTTATCAATCTAGAAACAACCTGAGGAATAAATTTTGCAGGATAGCGATGATAGCCATGCGTAATATATGTGGTATCTTTTCTAGTCGCATTTGAAAAAGACCAAGAGTAATCAATTTCAACTTTAGAATAAATATCCTTTATCCTATTAATGATGTTACTTTCTTCAATACGATTTTTATAATCATAGGAAACAATCATTTGCGACATATAATTTTCACCATTATCAGAAACAAAAAATTCATTTTTTGACTCTTTATTTTCCTTATATTTAACCGACTTCTTTTTTTT
The window above is part of the Candidatus Endomicrobium procryptotermitis genome. Proteins encoded here:
- a CDS encoding BsaWI family type II restriction enzyme, producing the protein MEFKDLVSLYEDTKKEYGNKAYRYISKILSKAKEQHLKDFFGDDHEQSWRAFKGKNLEKLIEYIIISEIESIGLKTINGNTLERKFASKMSDELAKVKRNLSIDYGKFGLHLPDVDIVIYNPNNSKVIAVLSIKVTLRERIAQTGYWKLKLSEDNLTKNVKVYFITLDEDQTLRYNDGKKKGKAIVEIDTDGGYVLSEHPIEETDKVKTFDKFIEDLKKTINER
- a CDS encoding site-specific DNA-methyltransferase — protein: MKKKKSVKYKENKESKNEFFVSDNGENYMSQMIVSYDYKNRIEESNIINRIKDIYSKVEIDYSWSFSNATRKDTTYITHGYHRYPAKFIPQVVSRLITQYTKEGDFVVDPFGGCGTTVLEAKVMGRNSLGVDINPVATLIAKSKMTVIEPKKLEIEFNILKDKLALYNEKIYIKLPAHDRIDYWFRYEEKKELAFILSKISEIREKDIKDFFYCAFSNILKNCSIWMQKSNKPTRDFTKIPSNPIPTFYKQVKMMTRGNQNLYTLLQKKSFSNLSSQVSCNDARKIPVKNNSVDLIVTSPPYVTSYEYADLHQLSTLWFGYAKDLSDFRKIFIGTSYCDENKINLNSILAEQTVENLVQQDKKTAKEVSKYFSDMNQVFVEMKRMLKKGGKTCIVIGNTSLKRVEVLNAEVFTEQLLNLGFKIIDIIKREIPSKNLPSIRDENTGKFASLNTVNKKMIYPTEYILIMEK